From the genome of Helicobacter pylori, one region includes:
- a CDS encoding dehypoxanthine futalosine cyclase: MRINREEILDLMKNAPLKELGQRALEIKQRLHPENLTTFIVDRNINYTNICFVDCKFCAFKRTLKEKDAYVLSYEEIDQKIEELLAIGGTQILFQGGVHPQLKIDYYENLISHIAQKFPTITIHGFSAVEIDYISKISKLSLKEVLERLKNAGLSSIPGAGAEILSDRVRDVIAPKKLSSDRWIEVHRTAHLCAIKSTATMMFGSVDNEEDVVEHLQRVRDLQDETGGFRAFILWSFQPDNTPLKEEIPSIKKASSNRYLRYLACSRIFLDNIQNIQSSWVTQGSMIGQLALLFGANDLGSVMMEENVVKAAGTSFCMNEAEMIELIEDIGSVAAKRNTAYEILKRYPAKAKV; this comes from the coding sequence ATGCGCATTAACAGAGAAGAAATTTTGGATTTAATGAAAAACGCGCCCTTGAAAGAATTAGGGCAAAGGGCTTTAGAAATAAAGCAACGCTTGCACCCTGAAAACTTGACGACTTTTATTGTGGATAGGAATATCAATTACACCAATATTTGTTTTGTGGATTGCAAGTTTTGTGCGTTCAAACGCACCTTAAAAGAAAAAGACGCCTATGTGTTAAGCTATGAAGAAATTGATCAAAAGATTGAAGAATTACTCGCTATTGGCGGCACGCAGATCCTTTTTCAAGGGGGGGTGCACCCGCAGCTCAAAATAGACTATTATGAAAATTTAATCAGCCATATCGCTCAAAAATTCCCCACCATTACCATTCATGGTTTTAGCGCGGTTGAAATTGATTACATTTCTAAAATCTCTAAATTGTCTTTAAAAGAAGTTTTAGAAAGGTTGAAAAACGCTGGGTTAAGCTCTATTCCAGGAGCAGGAGCTGAGATACTAAGCGATAGGGTGCGCGATGTGATCGCTCCTAAAAAATTGAGCAGCGACAGGTGGATTGAAGTGCATAGAACGGCCCATCTTTGTGCTATTAAAAGCACGGCTACCATGATGTTTGGGAGCGTGGATAATGAAGAAGATGTGGTGGAGCATTTACAAAGAGTGCGCGATTTGCAAGATGAAACCGGTGGCTTTAGGGCTTTTATTTTATGGAGTTTTCAGCCCGACAACACCCCCTTAAAAGAAGAAATCCCTAGCATTAAAAAAGCGAGTTCCAATCGGTATTTACGCTATTTGGCATGCAGTAGGATTTTTTTAGATAACATTCAAAACATACAAAGCTCATGGGTTACTCAAGGCTCTATGATAGGGCAGTTAGCCTTATTATTTGGAGCGAATGATTTGGGGAGTGTGATGATGGAAGAAAATGTAGTGAAAGCGGCCGGAACGAGTTTTTGCATGAATGAAGCAGAAATGATAGAGCTTATTGAAGACATTGGGAGCGTGGCGGCTAAACGAAACACCGCCTATGAAATCTTAAAGCGTTATCCGGCTAAAGCAAAGGTATAA
- the bamA gene encoding outer membrane protein assembly factor BamA: MLLTTLKLKSIKEISIKKFILSSLVFACINTSVEALENDGSKPNDLTSPKEVSQESQKNETQKETPQSSQTPKEMKVKSVSYIGLSYMSDMLANEIVKIRVGDIVDSKKIDTAVLALFNQGYFKDVYATFEGGILEFHFDEKARIAGVEIKGYGTEKEKDGLKSQMGIKKGDTFDEQKLEHAKTALKTALEGQGYYGSVVEVRTEKVSEGALLIVFDVNRGDSIYIKQSIYEGSAKLKRRMIESLSANKQRDFMGWMWGLNDGKLRLDQLEYDSLRIQDVYMRRGYLDAHISSPFLKTDFSTHDAKLHYKVKEGIQYKISDILIEIDNPVVPLKTLEKALKVKRKDVFNIEHLRADAQILKTEIADKGYAFAVVKPDLDKDEKNGLVKVIYRIEVGDMVYINDVIISGNQRTSDRIIRRELLLGPKDKYNLTKLRNSENSLRRLGFFSKVKIEEKRVNSSLMDLLVSVEEGRTGQLQFGLGYGSYGGLMLNGSVSERNLFGTGQSMSLYANIATGGGRSYPGMPKGAGRMFAGNLSLTNPRIFDSWYSSTINLYADYRISYQYIQQGGGFGVNVGRMLGNRTHVSLGYNLNVTKLLGFSSPLYNRYYSSINEVVSPRQCSTPASVIINRLSGGRTPLQPESCSSPGAITTSPEIKGIWDRDYHTPITSSFTLDVSYDNTDDYYFPRNGVIFSSYATMSGLPSSGTLNSWNGLGGNVRNTKVYGKFAAYHHLQKYLLIDLIARFKTQGGYIFRYNTDDYLPLNSTFYMGGVTTVRGFRNGSITPKDEFGLWLGGDGIFTASTELSYGVLKAAKMRLAWFFDFGFLTFKTPTRGSFFYNAPTTTANFKDYGVIGAGFERATWRASTGLQIEWISPMGPLVLIFPIAFFNQWGDGNGKKCKGLCFNPNMDDYTQHFEFSMGTRF; the protein is encoded by the coding sequence ATGCTACTAACAACACTCAAACTAAAATCTATTAAGGAAATCAGTATTAAAAAATTTATTCTATCTTCTCTTGTTTTCGCATGTATCAATACCAGCGTTGAAGCTTTAGAAAATGACGGCTCTAAACCAAACGATTTGACTTCTCCAAAAGAAGTCTCTCAAGAATCTCAAAAAAATGAGACTCAAAAAGAAACCCCCCAATCAAGTCAAACGCCTAAAGAAATGAAAGTCAAGTCCGTTTCTTATATCGGGCTTTCTTACATGTCTGACATGCTCGCTAATGAAATTGTAAAGATTCGTGTGGGCGATATTGTGGATTCTAAAAAAATAGACACCGCTGTTTTGGCTTTGTTCAATCAAGGGTATTTTAAAGATGTTTATGCCACTTTTGAAGGCGGCATATTAGAGTTTCATTTTGATGAAAAAGCCAGAATTGCCGGGGTAGAAATCAAGGGTTATGGGACTGAAAAAGAAAAAGACGGCTTAAAATCCCAAATGGGGATCAAAAAGGGCGACACCTTTGATGAGCAAAAATTAGAGCATGCTAAAACGGCTTTAAAAACAGCTTTAGAGGGGCAGGGCTATTATGGGAGCGTGGTGGAGGTGCGCACAGAAAAGGTCAGTGAGGGCGCGTTATTAATCGTGTTTGATGTGAATAGGGGGGATAGTATTTATATCAAACAATCCATTTATGAGGGAAGCGCGAAATTAAAACGCCGCATGATTGAATCTTTGAGCGCGAACAAGCAACGAGATTTCATGGGCTGGATGTGGGGCTTGAATGACGGGAAATTGCGTTTAGATCAATTAGAATACGATTCTTTGCGTATCCAAGATGTGTATATGCGTAGGGGTTACTTAGACGCTCATATTTCTTCGCCTTTTTTGAAAACGGATTTTTCTACCCATGACGCTAAGCTTCATTATAAAGTCAAAGAGGGGATCCAATATAAGATTTCAGACATTTTAATAGAGATTGACAACCCGGTAGTCCCCTTAAAAACCTTAGAAAAAGCGCTTAAAGTTAAAAGAAAAGATGTCTTTAATATTGAGCATTTAAGAGCGGATGCGCAAATTTTAAAAACCGAAATTGCCGATAAGGGTTATGCGTTTGCGGTGGTGAAGCCAGACTTGGATAAAGATGAAAAAAACGGGCTTGTGAAAGTCATTTATCGTATTGAAGTGGGCGATATGGTGTATATCAATGATGTTATCATTTCAGGGAACCAGCGCACAAGCGATAGGATTATTAGAAGGGAGTTATTGTTAGGGCCTAAGGACAAATACAACTTGACCAAACTAAGGAATTCCGAAAATTCTTTAAGGCGTTTAGGGTTTTTCTCTAAAGTCAAAATTGAAGAAAAAAGGGTGAATAGCTCGCTGATGGATTTATTAGTGAGCGTAGAAGAGGGGCGCACCGGGCAGTTGCAATTCGGGTTAGGCTATGGCTCTTATGGAGGGCTTATGCTTAATGGGAGCGTGAGCGAAAGAAACCTTTTTGGCACAGGGCAGAGCATGAGCTTGTATGCTAACATTGCTACAGGGGGGGGCAGATCTTATCCGGGCATGCCAAAAGGAGCGGGGCGTATGTTTGCCGGGAATTTGAGCTTGACTAATCCAAGGATTTTTGACAGCTGGTATAGCTCTACGATCAATCTTTATGCGGATTACAGGATAAGCTACCAATACATCCAACAAGGTGGGGGCTTTGGGGTGAATGTCGGGCGCATGTTGGGTAACAGAACCCATGTGAGCTTAGGGTATAACCTGAATGTTACCAAGCTCCTTGGTTTCAGCAGCCCTTTATACAACCGCTACTATTCCTCTATTAATGAAGTGGTTTCTCCAAGGCAATGTTCTACGCCCGCATCGGTGATTATCAATCGCTTATCAGGCGGTAGAACCCCCTTACAACCTGAAAGCTGTTCTAGTCCTGGAGCGATTACCACTTCACCAGAAATAAAAGGTATTTGGGATAGGGATTACCATACGCCTATCACTAGCTCTTTCACCCTTGATGTGAGCTATGACAACACCGATGATTACTATTTCCCTAGAAATGGGGTTATCTTTAGCTCCTATGCGACCATGTCTGGCTTGCCAAGCTCTGGCACGCTCAATTCTTGGAACGGGTTAGGCGGGAATGTCCGTAACACCAAAGTTTATGGTAAATTCGCCGCTTACCACCATTTGCAAAAATATTTATTGATAGATTTGATCGCTCGCTTTAAAACGCAAGGGGGCTATATCTTTAGGTATAACACTGATGATTACTTGCCCTTAAACTCCACCTTCTACATGGGGGGCGTAACCACGGTGAGAGGCTTTAGGAACGGATCAATCACGCCTAAAGATGAGTTTGGCTTGTGGCTTGGAGGCGATGGGATTTTTACCGCTTCTACTGAATTGAGCTATGGGGTGCTAAAAGCGGCTAAAATGCGTTTAGCTTGGTTTTTTGACTTTGGTTTCTTAACCTTTAAAACCCCAACTAGGGGGAGTTTCTTCTATAACGCTCCCACCACTACGGCGAATTTTAAAGATTATGGCGTTATAGGGGCTGGGTTTGAAAGAGCGACTTGGAGGGCTTCTACAGGCTTACAGATTGAATGGATTTCGCCCATGGGGCCTTTGGTGTTGATTTTCCCTATAGCGTTTTTCAACCAATGGGGCGATGGCAATGGCAAGAAATGTAAAGGGCTGTGCTTTAACCCTAACATGGACGATTACACGCAACACTTTGAATTTTCTATGGGAACAAGGTTTTAA
- the mqnE gene encoding aminofutalosine synthase MqnE, with amino-acid sequence MDFLEKVLDNQVTESEELVRLYDYDLYTLGETADRMRQNMHQKIVYFNVNRHLNPSNICADACKFCAFSAHRKNPNPYEMSLEEILEKVKNSYNKGIKEVHIVSAHNPNYSYEWYLKVFETIKQEMPNLHLKAMTAAEVHFLSVKFNKPFERVLEDMLKAGVDSMPGGGAEIFDEEIRRKICNGKVGSSRWLEIHAYWHKLGKMSNATMLFGHIENKIHRIDHMLRIKKIQSPKNKVENKEGGFNAFIPLLYQKENNYLKVEKSPSAIEVLKTIAISRILLNNIPHIKAYWATLGLNLALVAQEFGANDLDGTIEIESIQSAAGAKSRHGLEKEDLIFKIKDAGFVAVERDSLYNFIQKF; translated from the coding sequence ATGGACTTTTTAGAAAAAGTATTAGACAATCAAGTTACTGAAAGTGAAGAATTAGTGAGGCTTTATGATTATGATTTATACACGCTAGGGGAAACAGCGGATCGCATGCGCCAGAACATGCACCAAAAAATCGTGTATTTTAATGTCAATAGGCATTTAAACCCTAGCAATATTTGTGCGGACGCTTGTAAATTTTGCGCTTTTTCAGCCCACAGAAAAAACCCTAACCCTTATGAAATGAGTTTAGAAGAAATCTTAGAAAAGGTTAAAAACTCCTACAACAAGGGGATTAAAGAAGTCCATATCGTGAGCGCTCATAACCCTAATTACTCTTATGAATGGTATTTGAAGGTGTTTGAAACCATCAAGCAAGAAATGCCCAACCTGCATTTAAAGGCCATGACCGCTGCAGAAGTGCATTTTTTAAGCGTCAAATTCAACAAACCTTTTGAGCGCGTGCTAGAAGACATGCTCAAAGCTGGGGTGGATTCCATGCCTGGTGGGGGAGCGGAGATTTTTGATGAAGAAATCAGGCGTAAAATCTGTAATGGTAAGGTGGGATCTTCTCGGTGGTTAGAAATCCATGCTTATTGGCACAAATTAGGCAAAATGAGTAACGCTACCATGCTTTTTGGGCATATTGAAAATAAAATCCATCGCATCGATCACATGCTAAGAATCAAAAAAATCCAAAGCCCTAAAAATAAAGTAGAAAACAAAGAAGGGGGCTTTAACGCTTTTATCCCCTTATTGTATCAAAAAGAAAACAATTATTTGAAAGTAGAAAAATCCCCTAGCGCGATAGAAGTCTTAAAAACCATCGCCATATCCCGCATTCTTTTAAATAATATCCCCCACATCAAAGCTTATTGGGCGACTTTGGGCTTGAATTTAGCTTTAGTGGCTCAAGAATTTGGCGCTAACGATTTAGACGGCACGATAGAAATAGAGAGCATTCAAAGCGCGGCAGGCGCGAAGAGCCGGCATGGTTTAGAAAAAGAAGATTTGATATTTAAAATCAAGGACGCTGGTTTTGTTGCGGTAGAAAGGGATAGTTTGTATAATTTTATACAGAAATTTTAA
- a CDS encoding ferritin codes for MLSKDIIKLLNEQVNKEMNSSNLYMSMSSWCYTHSLDGAGLFLFDHAAEEYEHAKKLIVFLNENNVPVQLTSISAPEHKFEGLTQIFQKAYEHEQHISESINNIVDHAIKSKDHATFNFLQWYVAEQHEEEVLFKDILDKIELIGNENHGLYLADQYIKGIAKSRKS; via the coding sequence ATGTTATCAAAAGACATCATTAAGTTGCTAAACGAACAAGTGAATAAGGAAATGAACTCTTCCAACTTGTATATGAGCATGAGTTCTTGGTGCTATACCCATAGCTTAGATGGCGCGGGGCTTTTCTTATTTGACCATGCGGCTGAAGAATACGAGCATGCTAAAAAGCTTATCGTCTTCTTGAATGAAAACAATGTGCCTGTGCAATTGACTAGCATCAGCGCGCCTGAACATAAGTTTGAAGGTTTGACTCAAATTTTCCAAAAAGCTTATGAACATGAGCAACACATCAGCGAGTCTATTAATAATATCGTCGATCACGCCATAAAAAGCAAAGATCATGCGACTTTCAATTTCTTGCAATGGTATGTGGCTGAACAGCATGAAGAAGAAGTGCTTTTCAAGGATATTTTGGATAAAATTGAGTTGATTGGTAATGAAAACCATGGCTTGTATTTGGCTGATCAGTATATCAAAGGGATCGCTAAAAGCAGGAAATCTTAA
- the serB gene encoding phosphoserine phosphatase SerB, whose translation MQKLAVFDFDSTLVNAETIESLARAWGVFDEVRGITSQAMNGETDFHKSLILRVSKLKNMPLKLAKEVCESLPLFKGALELISTLKEKNYKVVCFSGGFDLATNYYRDLLNLDAAFSNTLIVENGALNGLVTGHMMFSHSKGEMLLSLQRLLNISKTRTLVVGDGANDLSMFKHAHIKIAFNAKEILKQHATHCINEPDLALIKPLI comes from the coding sequence GTGCAAAAACTAGCCGTTTTTGATTTTGACTCCACGCTAGTCAATGCTGAGACGATTGAGTCTTTAGCGAGGGCGTGGGGGGTTTTTGATGAAGTGAGAGGGATCACTTCACAAGCCATGAATGGCGAGACAGATTTTCATAAAAGTCTTATTTTAAGGGTTTCTAAACTCAAAAACATGCCCTTAAAACTAGCCAAAGAAGTTTGTGAAAGTCTGCCTTTATTTAAAGGAGCGCTTGAGCTTATTAGCACTTTAAAAGAGAAAAATTACAAGGTGGTTTGCTTCAGTGGGGGCTTTGATCTAGCGACGAATTATTATAGGGATTTATTAAATTTAGATGCGGCTTTCAGTAACACGCTGATAGTGGAAAATGGTGCCTTAAACGGCTTGGTTACGGGGCATATGATGTTTTCACACTCTAAAGGCGAAATGCTTCTTTCCTTACAACGCTTGTTGAATATCAGTAAAACGCGCACTTTAGTCGTGGGCGATGGAGCGAATGACTTGAGCATGTTCAAACATGCCCATATTAAAATCGCTTTCAACGCTAAAGAGATTTTAAAACAGCACGCCACGCATTGCATCAATGAGCCTGATTTAGCCCTAATCAAGCCTTTGATTTAA
- a CDS encoding uracil-DNA glycosylase family protein translates to MERLLGETYTNTNLNKPQNKPLNKQVYEGIENCNLCKRHQNSKPVIGLFNPTSKLTFITLTPMLDSQLNFLNNLRAAMLQSIIQKVFNYPLKDCSILSLLKCDSNSLNLEEEINACLFHLIWQLDNSASKVIVVFGGILPKRLLNLSKEESFGHIVSLKTKHFLSTHALEDMLKNPTLKKEALAHFKIALQFLNQS, encoded by the coding sequence ATGGAGCGTCTTTTGGGCGAAACTTACACGAATACCAACCTTAATAAGCCCCAAAATAAGCCCCTTAACAAACAAGTTTATGAGGGCATAGAAAATTGCAATCTGTGCAAACGCCATCAAAATTCAAAACCGGTAATTGGGCTTTTTAACCCCACTTCTAAGCTCACTTTCATTACGCTAACCCCCATGCTGGATAGCCAATTGAATTTCTTAAACAATTTAAGAGCGGCCATGTTGCAAAGCATTATCCAAAAAGTTTTTAACTACCCCTTAAAAGATTGCAGTATCTTATCGCTCCTTAAATGCGACTCTAACAGCCTTAATTTAGAAGAAGAAATCAACGCATGCTTATTTCATTTAATTTGGCAATTAGACAACAGCGCTTCAAAAGTCATTGTGGTATTTGGCGGGATTTTGCCCAAACGCCTTTTAAACCTTTCTAAAGAAGAATCCTTTGGGCACATCGTGTCTTTAAAAACAAAACATTTTTTAAGCACCCATGCTTTAGAGGACATGCTCAAAAACCCCACGCTCAAAAAAGAAGCGTTAGCGCATTTCAAAATAGCGCTCCAATTTCTTAACCAATCTTAA
- the aspA gene encoding aspartate ammonia-lyase yields the protein MRIEHDFIGQMEISDEVYYGIQTLRASENFFITNDKLCSYPVFIKSFAQVKKAAALANAQLGLIDEKLKIAICHACDLLIDGKYHDQFIVDMIQGGAGTSTNMNMNEVIANLALEYMGHKKGEYQFCHPNDHVNRSQSTNDAYPSALKIAIYERLSNLVAPMKALRDAFAQKAKEFAHVIKMGRTQLQDAVPMTLGQEFETYALMVDRDIEQVLDARNWVRELNLGGTAIGTGINSHPDYRGLIEKKIQEVTGRPFVMANNLIEATQSTGAYVQVSGVLKRIAVKLSKVCNDLRLLSSGPRAGLNEINLPKMQPGSSIMPGKVNPVIPEVVNQVCFAVIGNDLSVALAAEGGQLQLNVFEPVIAYKLFHSFVILGRAIETLTTKCVEGITANEKICHDYVFNSIGIVTALNPHIGYEKSAMIAKEALKSDRSIYNIALEKKILTKEQLDDIFKPENMLSPHAFKKHKD from the coding sequence ATGCGTATTGAGCATGATTTCATTGGGCAAATGGAAATTAGCGATGAAGTTTATTATGGGATCCAAACTTTAAGAGCGAGTGAAAATTTTTTCATCACCAACGACAAGCTTTGCAGTTATCCTGTTTTTATTAAATCTTTTGCTCAAGTCAAAAAAGCGGCTGCTTTAGCTAACGCGCAATTAGGCTTGATTGATGAAAAGCTTAAGATTGCGATTTGCCATGCGTGCGATTTGTTGATTGATGGTAAATACCATGATCAATTCATTGTGGATATGATTCAAGGGGGGGCTGGCACAAGCACGAACATGAACATGAATGAAGTGATTGCTAATTTGGCTTTAGAATACATGGGGCATAAAAAGGGCGAGTATCAATTTTGCCACCCAAACGACCATGTCAACCGCTCTCAATCCACTAATGACGCCTATCCTAGTGCGTTAAAAATCGCGATTTATGAGCGCTTGAGTAATTTAGTCGCTCCCATGAAGGCTTTAAGGGACGCTTTCGCTCAAAAAGCTAAGGAATTCGCTCATGTGATTAAAATGGGGCGCACCCAACTTCAAGACGCTGTGCCTATGACTTTAGGTCAAGAGTTTGAAACTTACGCCTTGATGGTTGATAGGGATATTGAGCAGGTTTTAGACGCTAGGAATTGGGTAAGAGAGCTTAATTTAGGCGGCACGGCTATTGGCACAGGGATCAATTCGCATCCGGATTATCGCGGTTTGATTGAAAAGAAAATCCAAGAAGTAACGGGTCGCCCCTTTGTCATGGCTAATAACTTGATAGAAGCCACTCAAAGCACGGGGGCGTATGTGCAAGTGAGTGGGGTGTTAAAGCGTATTGCAGTGAAACTTTCTAAGGTTTGTAACGATCTCAGGTTGCTCAGCTCAGGTCCTAGAGCCGGGCTGAATGAAATCAATTTGCCCAAAATGCAGCCAGGTAGCTCTATTATGCCTGGTAAAGTCAATCCGGTGATCCCTGAAGTGGTCAATCAAGTGTGCTTTGCGGTGATTGGGAATGATTTGAGTGTGGCGTTAGCCGCCGAAGGAGGGCAATTGCAACTCAATGTGTTTGAGCCGGTTATCGCTTATAAGCTTTTCCATTCCTTTGTGATTTTAGGGCGCGCGATTGAAACTTTAACGACTAAATGCGTGGAAGGCATCACGGCTAATGAAAAGATTTGCCACGATTATGTCTTTAACAGCATTGGCATTGTTACTGCACTAAACCCTCATATCGGCTATGAAAAATCCGCTATGATCGCTAAAGAAGCTTTAAAAAGCGATCGCTCCATCTATAACATTGCTTTAGAAAAGAAAATCTTAACTAAAGAGCAACTGGACGATATTTTTAAGCCAGAAAACATGCTAAGTCCTCACGCTTTCAAAAAGCATAAAGACTGA
- the murA gene encoding UDP-N-acetylglucosamine 1-carboxyvinyltransferase, translated as MDFLEIVGQVPLKGGVEISGAKNSALPILAATLLSQQEIKIKSLPQVVDIKAMALLLQNLGTELEWLNPNTLQISTKSLHHTEATYDLVRKMRASILVLGPLLARFKECLVSLPGGCAIGARPVDLHLKAMQQLGAEITIEQGYIHAKAPKGLKGNDILFDKISVTGTENALMAASLARGITHIINAAKEPEITQLCAFLQSGGVEIEGVGSSELKIRGVENDALNLKDIQIIPDRIEAGTYLCVGAITNSQLKINRIIPNHIQAITDKLIEIGFSLDIQENSIEIYPAKKRQAFEITTKEYPGFPTDMQAQFMALATQCLGTSVIEETLFENRFMHASELQRLGANISLKTNVATISGSTELTGSDVMATDLRASSALILAALVAKGVSRVHRIYHLDRGYERLEDKINALGAKVARLKEK; from the coding sequence TTGGATTTTTTAGAGATTGTAGGACAAGTCCCTTTAAAAGGGGGGGTAGAAATTTCTGGGGCGAAAAACTCCGCGCTCCCCATTTTAGCCGCCACGCTTTTAAGCCAACAAGAAATCAAAATCAAATCTTTGCCCCAAGTGGTGGATATAAAGGCGATGGCATTATTGTTGCAAAATTTAGGCACAGAATTAGAATGGCTTAATCCTAACACGCTTCAAATCAGCACCAAATCCTTGCACCACACCGAAGCCACTTACGATTTAGTGCGTAAAATGCGCGCTTCTATTTTGGTTTTAGGCCCTTTATTGGCGCGTTTTAAAGAATGCTTAGTGAGTTTGCCAGGGGGGTGCGCTATAGGAGCAAGGCCTGTGGATTTGCACTTAAAAGCGATGCAACAATTAGGGGCTGAAATCACAATTGAGCAAGGCTATATCCATGCAAAAGCTCCTAAAGGCTTGAAAGGGAATGATATTTTATTTGATAAAATCAGCGTTACAGGCACAGAAAATGCCCTCATGGCAGCAAGCTTAGCTAGAGGGATCACGCACATCATTAACGCCGCTAAAGAGCCAGAAATCACTCAATTGTGCGCGTTTTTACAGAGTGGAGGGGTAGAAATTGAGGGTGTTGGCAGCAGCGAGTTAAAGATTAGGGGGGTAGAAAATGACGCTTTGAATTTAAAAGACATTCAAATCATACCAGACAGGATTGAAGCAGGCACTTATTTATGCGTGGGGGCTATCACTAACAGCCAGCTTAAAATCAATCGCATCATCCCTAACCATATTCAAGCGATCACCGACAAGCTCATAGAAATTGGTTTTTCGCTAGACATTCAAGAAAATTCTATAGAAATTTATCCGGCCAAAAAACGCCAAGCCTTTGAAATCACCACGAAAGAATACCCTGGTTTTCCCACAGACATGCAAGCGCAATTCATGGCGTTAGCCACGCAGTGTTTGGGCACAAGCGTGATTGAAGAGACGCTTTTTGAAAACCGCTTCATGCATGCAAGCGAACTGCAACGCTTGGGGGCTAATATTAGCCTAAAAACGAATGTTGCTACCATTAGCGGATCCACAGAGCTTACCGGAAGCGATGTGATGGCGACCGATTTAAGGGCTTCTTCGGCTCTCATTTTAGCCGCTTTAGTGGCTAAGGGCGTGAGTAGGGTGCATAGGATTTACCACTTGGATAGAGGTTATGAGAGGTTAGAGGATAAAATCAACGCCTTAGGGGCAAAAGTTGCGCGCTTAAAAGAAAAATAA
- the galU gene encoding UTP--glucose-1-phosphate uridylyltransferase GalU — MIKKCLFPAAGYGTRFLPITKTIPKEMLPIVDKPLIQYAVEEAMEAGCEVMAIVTGRNKRSLEDYFDTSYEIEHQIQGTNKENALKSIRNIIEKCCFSYVRQKQMKGLGHAILTGEALIGNEPFAVILADDLCISHDYPSVLKQMILLYQKYQCSIVAIEEVALEEVSKYGVIRGEWLEEGVYEIKDMVEKPSQEDAPSNLAVIGRYILTPDIFEILSETKPGKNNEIQITDALLTQAKRKRIIAYQFKGKRYDCGSVEGYIEASNAYYKKRL; from the coding sequence ATGATTAAAAAATGCCTTTTTCCTGCCGCTGGCTATGGCACGCGCTTTTTGCCGATCACTAAAACCATTCCTAAAGAAATGTTGCCCATTGTGGATAAGCCTTTAATCCAATACGCTGTAGAAGAAGCGATGGAAGCAGGCTGTGAAGTGATGGCGATTGTTACAGGCAGAAACAAACGCAGTTTAGAAGATTATTTTGACACGAGCTATGAAATAGAGCATCAAATCCAAGGCACCAACAAAGAAAACGCCCTAAAAAGCATTCGTAACATTATAGAAAAATGCTGTTTTTCCTATGTGCGCCAAAAGCAAATGAAAGGCTTAGGGCATGCGATTTTAACCGGAGAAGCCCTCATAGGCAATGAGCCTTTTGCGGTGATTTTAGCCGATGACTTATGCATAAGCCATGATTATCCAAGCGTGCTAAAGCAAATGATTTTATTGTATCAAAAATACCAATGCTCCATTGTAGCCATTGAAGAAGTGGCACTAGAAGAAGTTTCAAAATACGGCGTGATTAGGGGCGAATGGTTAGAAGAGGGGGTGTATGAGATTAAAGACATGGTGGAAAAACCAAGCCAAGAAGACGCCCCAAGCAATCTAGCCGTGATAGGGCGCTACATTTTAACCCCGGATATTTTTGAAATTTTAAGCGAGACGAAACCGGGTAAAAACAATGAAATCCAAATCACAGACGCCTTACTCACTCAAGCCAAAAGAAAACGAATCATCGCTTACCAATTCAAAGGCAAACGATACGATTGCGGGAGCGTGGAAGGCTATATTGAAGCGAGTAACGCTTATTATAAAAAACGCTTGTAA